A window from Micromonospora profundi encodes these proteins:
- a CDS encoding sigma-70 family RNA polymerase sigma factor → MAGLRPVRQREVADEALVRTLYEEHGRAMLAYATQLTRDRAAAEDIVQEALVRAWRHPDSLVNGKGSVRGWLLTVVRNLFTDSVRARKARPPEVPESPTDVAVERDHADQVVNSMVVVDALNRLSQEHREVLEQVYLLGSTVAEAAKALGIPPGTVKSRSYYALRALRDSAGRSTGVERSAS, encoded by the coding sequence ATGGCGGGGCTGAGACCCGTTCGCCAACGGGAAGTAGCGGACGAGGCGTTGGTCCGAACGCTCTACGAAGAGCACGGCCGGGCGATGCTCGCGTACGCGACGCAGTTGACCCGCGACCGTGCTGCCGCGGAAGACATCGTCCAGGAAGCGCTGGTGCGAGCCTGGCGCCACCCGGACAGCCTGGTCAACGGCAAGGGGTCGGTACGGGGGTGGCTGCTCACCGTTGTTCGTAACCTCTTCACCGACTCCGTGCGCGCCCGGAAGGCGCGGCCGCCGGAGGTGCCGGAGAGCCCGACAGACGTCGCGGTCGAGCGGGACCACGCCGACCAGGTGGTCAATTCGATGGTGGTGGTGGACGCTCTCAACCGCCTCTCGCAGGAGCACCGCGAGGTCCTTGAGCAGGTATACCTACTCGGGAGTACAGTCGCGGAAGCCGCGAAGGCGCTGGGTATCCCGCCAGGCACGGTCAAGTCACGCTCCTACTACGCACTCCGTGCGTTACGCGACAGCGCGGGACGCTCGACCGGGGTGGAACGGTCTGCCTCATGA
- a CDS encoding COG4315 family predicted lipoprotein → MALTPRTLAGSLALTLALLASGCTTTVTDPVGAPQPEAGGPGPQPNAAQSSQGSAAPDDLGQRSRDGGYWPASVQLGEHPELGPVVLDGQGFTLYRFDRDNAAPSQSNCTESCLTRWLPVLVNEKVKFKDLDPSRLGAAARPDGTQQVTVGGWPAYRFVDDRVPGQISGQGADGLWFVVAPDGGKAAAPIGQNGESSPR, encoded by the coding sequence ATGGCACTCACCCCCCGTACCCTGGCCGGTTCCCTCGCGCTGACGCTCGCGCTCCTGGCCTCCGGGTGCACCACCACTGTCACCGACCCGGTCGGCGCACCGCAGCCGGAGGCCGGCGGGCCGGGGCCGCAGCCAAACGCGGCGCAGAGCTCGCAGGGGTCCGCCGCGCCGGACGACCTGGGGCAGCGCAGCCGGGACGGGGGTTACTGGCCGGCGTCGGTGCAGCTCGGCGAACACCCGGAACTCGGCCCTGTGGTTCTCGACGGGCAGGGCTTCACGCTCTACCGGTTCGACCGGGACAACGCCGCACCCTCGCAGTCGAACTGCACGGAGAGTTGCCTGACCCGGTGGCTGCCGGTGCTGGTGAACGAAAAGGTGAAGTTCAAGGATCTTGACCCGTCCCGGCTCGGCGCAGCGGCCCGTCCCGATGGAACCCAGCAGGTGACGGTGGGCGGGTGGCCGGCCTACCGCTTCGTGGACGACCGGGTGCCCGGCCAGATCTCCGGACAGGGTGCCGACGGGCTCTGGTTCGTCGTCGCTCCGGACGGAGGCAAGGCCGCCGCACCGATCGGCCAAAACGGCGAAAGTTCACCCAGGTGA
- a CDS encoding DUF4333 domain-containing protein yields MTSSYRGSDGDSPTPAPGWAPAPPAQWGPASTGSTAPPERRRRFSRRLVIAVAGPVVAVVALVAVLGLTRPGFLDKKVFDTAALQQGVLSVLRDDYLLDADLVTCPPGRPVTVGSRFSCSAQVAGAPKTITVTVVSSDGRFEVARPQ; encoded by the coding sequence TTGACCAGTTCGTACCGGGGATCCGACGGCGACTCCCCGACGCCCGCCCCTGGCTGGGCACCGGCACCACCGGCGCAGTGGGGCCCGGCGTCCACCGGCTCGACGGCGCCCCCTGAGCGTCGGCGGCGTTTCTCCCGGCGACTCGTGATCGCCGTTGCCGGCCCGGTCGTGGCAGTGGTGGCGCTGGTGGCCGTGCTGGGCCTGACCCGGCCCGGATTCCTCGACAAGAAGGTCTTCGACACAGCGGCGTTGCAGCAGGGGGTGCTGTCGGTGCTGCGTGACGACTACCTGCTCGACGCCGACCTCGTCACCTGCCCGCCGGGCCGGCCGGTCACTGTGGGCAGCCGCTTCTCCTGCTCCGCGCAGGTCGCCGGCGCACCGAAGACGATCACGGTCACGGTGGTGTCCTCCGACGGCCGGTTCGAGGTAGCGCGTCCTCAGTGA
- a CDS encoding anti-sigma factor family protein, with protein sequence MKSDSLMPAGDHVDIGGYLTGELDPEQLRQAEEHLAGCAECRTEVESLKEWQTALEAVPEAMLLDGPPEGGDLLLQRTLRQVRSESAGHRQRRGMLLSAAAVVALAAATAGGVLLGRSTGDAPDTRALPTPPAPSTAVSAANPATRYASTTDQGTGARLTVAVVPAAGWVRVNAAVSGIPQGERCRLLVLGKDGSTVVAGSWLVSEDGAAGGTTLDGSALIDPAQVDGVRVENTDGKTYAVAKL encoded by the coding sequence ATGAAATCGGACAGCTTGATGCCGGCCGGTGACCACGTGGACATCGGCGGCTACCTGACGGGCGAGCTCGACCCCGAGCAGCTCCGGCAGGCGGAGGAGCACCTGGCGGGCTGCGCGGAGTGCCGCACCGAGGTCGAGTCCCTCAAGGAGTGGCAGACCGCGCTCGAAGCCGTACCCGAGGCGATGTTGCTCGACGGCCCGCCGGAGGGCGGCGACCTGCTGTTGCAGCGGACCCTGCGCCAGGTGCGCAGCGAATCGGCCGGGCATCGCCAGCGCCGCGGGATGCTCCTGAGCGCCGCCGCTGTGGTGGCTCTCGCCGCCGCGACCGCTGGCGGCGTCCTGCTCGGCCGCAGCACCGGTGACGCGCCTGACACGCGTGCGCTGCCGACCCCGCCCGCCCCGTCGACAGCGGTGTCCGCCGCCAACCCCGCCACCCGGTACGCCAGCACGACCGACCAGGGCACGGGTGCCCGACTCACCGTCGCGGTGGTCCCGGCGGCTGGCTGGGTGCGTGTCAACGCTGCGGTGTCCGGGATCCCGCAGGGGGAACGCTGCCGGTTGCTGGTCCTCGGCAAGGACGGAAGTACGGTGGTGGCGGGCAGTTGGCTGGTGTCCGAAGACGGGGCGGCCGGGGGCACCACGCTCGATGGCAGCGCCCTGATCGACCCCGCCCAGGTCGACGGTGTGCGTGTGGAGAACACCGACGGCAAGACGTACGCCGTCGCGAAGCTGTAG
- a CDS encoding type VII secretion system-associated protein yields the protein MLLLDSDWSPPPEADDRSRAVPPVESIVGGWLVNDEGTVEAFEPNPLYLPVGEDAPTGPVDAAAKLVVAGRAEPSIVVLAIRDSLVEVAVDDEERVIVAPAPDGVPCVWVTTGAADQLRVSAPGWLRVSSAELVELLPEDVDVLLNPGGSASMRLFANVLREAVVGANEPGESWAGAELSTDPGPR from the coding sequence ATGCTGCTGCTGGACAGTGACTGGTCGCCGCCACCGGAGGCTGACGACCGGTCCCGGGCGGTACCGCCGGTGGAGTCGATCGTCGGCGGTTGGCTCGTCAACGACGAGGGAACGGTTGAGGCCTTCGAGCCCAACCCGCTCTATCTGCCCGTCGGCGAGGACGCGCCGACCGGACCTGTCGATGCGGCGGCGAAGCTGGTCGTGGCAGGGCGTGCCGAGCCGAGCATTGTGGTGCTCGCGATACGTGACAGCCTGGTCGAGGTCGCGGTCGACGACGAGGAACGCGTCATCGTGGCCCCCGCTCCCGACGGGGTGCCGTGTGTGTGGGTCACCACGGGGGCGGCGGACCAGCTTCGGGTGTCAGCACCAGGCTGGCTGCGGGTCAGTAGCGCCGAGTTGGTGGAGCTGCTACCCGAGGACGTCGACGTGCTGCTCAACCCGGGCGGTTCCGCCTCGATGCGGCTGTTCGCCAACGTGCTGCGCGAGGCCGTCGTCGGAGCGAACGAGCCCGGCGAATCCTGGGCGGGCGCGGAGCTTTCTACGGATCCGGGGCCGAGATGA
- a CDS encoding DUF1996 domain-containing protein: protein MTVTLALELVLVLLGCGAAWQVAAGGGARQATATGLLGSDFVDISFVAPGPTSPATAPGAATGTYTWDCGRNENGHRNTANIVVAPGFPGQPHHVHDYVGNLSTAVGSTPKTLSAAGTTCGNGDRSTYFWPVLRTVGPMDAGEHAVHGGEIQVPVDVTLAFSGNPRGNVVPMPQQLAGTVGDAVAFTNGPQKAAATWTCSSTPERRTTAYPRCPAGDQVQRVFDFPSCWDGRQVDSESHRAHLVFPSPDGSCARNTFPVPQLRLTVAYDIAPDALFRIDAFEGQNNSPLTDHAFFVNLMPEPLMAKVVDCLNSGQSCQDD from the coding sequence GTGACCGTGACGTTGGCACTGGAGCTCGTTCTCGTGCTGCTCGGCTGCGGCGCGGCGTGGCAGGTCGCAGCCGGCGGTGGGGCGCGTCAGGCAACGGCGACCGGCCTCCTGGGCTCCGATTTCGTCGACATCAGCTTCGTCGCGCCCGGCCCGACCTCGCCCGCCACGGCGCCCGGCGCGGCGACCGGCACCTACACCTGGGACTGCGGCCGCAACGAGAACGGCCACCGCAACACCGCAAACATCGTGGTGGCGCCCGGCTTTCCCGGGCAGCCGCATCACGTGCACGACTACGTGGGCAACCTCTCCACCGCCGTCGGCTCGACGCCGAAGACCCTCTCGGCCGCGGGGACGACCTGCGGCAACGGCGACCGGTCGACGTACTTCTGGCCGGTGCTCCGTACGGTCGGGCCGATGGACGCCGGGGAGCACGCCGTCCACGGCGGCGAGATCCAGGTGCCTGTCGACGTGACGCTCGCCTTCTCCGGCAACCCCCGAGGAAACGTCGTGCCGATGCCGCAGCAGCTCGCCGGCACGGTCGGGGACGCGGTGGCTTTCACGAACGGTCCCCAGAAAGCAGCAGCGACCTGGACCTGCTCCAGCACCCCGGAGCGCCGCACCACCGCGTACCCCCGGTGCCCGGCCGGTGATCAGGTGCAGAGGGTCTTCGACTTTCCGAGCTGTTGGGACGGGCGGCAGGTGGACAGCGAAAGCCACCGCGCGCATCTGGTCTTCCCGTCCCCTGACGGCTCCTGCGCCCGCAACACGTTTCCGGTGCCGCAGCTCCGGCTGACAGTGGCGTACGACATCGCGCCGGATGCCCTGTTCCGGATCGACGCCTTCGAGGGCCAGAACAACAGCCCGCTGACCGATCACGCGTTCTTCGTCAACCTGATGCCGGAGCCCCTGATGGCGAAGGTCGTGGACTGCCTCAACAGCGGGCAGAGCTGCCAGGACGATTGA
- a CDS encoding carboxymuconolactone decarboxylase family protein: protein MAHIDLGVDETELPGIRGPLRFRPETGGPLLELVEVLLRGPHPLSPGERELIAAYVSGRNECTYCCSAHSAYAAAQLDEGMTLVDQVRADPDSAPISAKLRALLRIAGAVQVSGREVTSEMVAAARAEGATDLEIHDTVLIAAAFCMFNRYVDGLGTQPAADPLWYAQASDRIVNIGYRQVV from the coding sequence ATCGCACACATCGATCTAGGGGTGGACGAGACCGAACTCCCCGGCATCCGTGGCCCCCTGCGCTTCCGGCCCGAGACCGGCGGACCGTTGCTTGAGCTGGTTGAGGTGCTGCTACGCGGGCCGCACCCCCTCTCACCGGGGGAGCGGGAGTTGATCGCCGCGTACGTCTCCGGTCGCAACGAGTGCACCTACTGCTGCTCGGCGCACTCGGCGTACGCGGCGGCGCAGCTCGACGAGGGCATGACCCTTGTCGACCAGGTGCGCGCCGATCCGGACAGCGCCCCGATCTCCGCGAAACTGCGCGCACTGCTGCGCATCGCCGGTGCCGTCCAGGTCAGTGGCCGGGAGGTCACCTCCGAAATGGTCGCGGCGGCCCGTGCCGAGGGCGCCACGGATCTGGAGATCCACGACACGGTGCTCATCGCGGCGGCCTTTTGCATGTTCAACAGGTACGTCGACGGCCTCGGCACGCAGCCGGCGGCCGACCCGCTGTGGTACGCGCAAGCGTCCGACCGCATCGTCAACATCGGTTACCGCCAGGTCGTCTGA
- a CDS encoding WXG100 family type VII secretion target, whose protein sequence is MATYHIVSEDIEESSTWLKQNMQTLLDGMNQAKSKIDTLIQGGYNTPAAQQKFGPYFDEYKGSVDQTLNGMEGISQYLSQVSTAFSDTDNQTGASLGR, encoded by the coding sequence GTGGCCACGTACCACATCGTCAGCGAGGACATCGAGGAATCTTCGACCTGGCTGAAGCAGAACATGCAGACGCTGCTGGACGGGATGAACCAGGCCAAGAGCAAGATCGACACCCTGATCCAGGGTGGCTACAACACCCCGGCCGCGCAGCAGAAGTTCGGCCCGTACTTCGACGAGTACAAGGGCAGCGTCGACCAGACGCTGAACGGCATGGAGGGCATCAGCCAGTACCTCTCGCAGGTCAGCACCGCGTTCTCCGACACGGACAACCAGACCGGGGCCAGCCTCGGCCGCTGA
- a CDS encoding hemolysin family protein, whose product MSLLLGLLVILVITAATGYFVAQEFAYMAVDRSRLKARAAAGDKAAGRALDVTRRTSFMLSGAQLGITVTALLVGYVAEPLVGKSLGTALGGVGVPTGVGIVVGTVSALLLSTFVQMLFGELFPKNLAISRPEAVAVWLARSTQVYLRVFGWIIAFFDKSSNALLRLFGMEPVHDVEHAASRRDLEYIVSESRDSGDLPAELSMLLDRVLDFPDRDAAHAMVPRARVDVVEPDLTTQELWATMAGGHSRYPVLDERDDVIGVVHLADLLAVDRDAARTVADIMRPPVLVPTSMPLPRVVQTLTERRAQLACVLDEHGGLAGVVTVEDLAEELVGEIEDEHDDTTVATLPVGPADGAWELAGQLPLDEVERIIGHDLPESDSETLAGLVIELIGELPAPGATAELSLDAVFLTLEVMELERHVPSLVRLRTEENR is encoded by the coding sequence TTGAGCCTCCTCCTGGGGCTGCTGGTGATCCTGGTGATCACGGCAGCCACCGGCTACTTCGTGGCGCAGGAATTCGCGTACATGGCCGTCGACCGGTCGCGGCTCAAGGCCCGCGCGGCGGCGGGTGACAAGGCCGCAGGTCGGGCACTGGACGTGACCCGGCGGACGTCGTTCATGCTGTCCGGCGCCCAGCTCGGGATCACCGTTACCGCCCTGCTTGTGGGGTACGTCGCCGAACCGTTGGTCGGCAAGTCGCTCGGCACAGCCCTCGGCGGCGTCGGCGTCCCGACCGGTGTCGGCATCGTCGTCGGCACTGTGAGCGCGCTGCTGCTCTCGACGTTCGTACAGATGCTGTTCGGCGAGCTGTTCCCGAAGAACCTCGCCATCTCGCGACCCGAGGCGGTGGCCGTCTGGCTGGCCCGCTCCACCCAGGTCTACCTGCGGGTGTTCGGCTGGATCATCGCCTTCTTCGACAAGTCTTCCAATGCCCTGCTGCGCCTTTTCGGCATGGAGCCGGTGCACGACGTGGAACACGCTGCCAGCCGCCGCGACCTCGAATACATCGTCAGCGAGTCCCGCGACTCCGGTGATCTCCCCGCCGAGCTGTCGATGCTGCTCGACAGGGTGCTCGACTTCCCCGACCGTGACGCCGCCCACGCGATGGTTCCGCGGGCCCGGGTCGATGTCGTGGAGCCCGACCTGACCACCCAGGAACTCTGGGCCACGATGGCCGGTGGCCACTCGCGCTACCCGGTGCTCGACGAGCGCGACGACGTGATCGGAGTGGTGCACCTCGCCGACCTGCTCGCTGTCGACCGCGACGCCGCCCGCACAGTCGCCGACATCATGCGGCCACCGGTGCTGGTCCCCACGTCGATGCCGCTGCCCCGGGTCGTGCAGACCCTCACCGAGCGGCGCGCCCAGCTCGCCTGCGTGCTCGACGAGCACGGCGGGCTGGCCGGCGTGGTCACCGTCGAGGATCTTGCCGAGGAGCTGGTCGGGGAGATCGAGGACGAACACGACGACACCACAGTGGCCACGCTGCCGGTCGGGCCGGCGGACGGCGCCTGGGAACTTGCCGGCCAACTGCCACTGGACGAGGTCGAACGCATCATCGGGCACGACCTACCCGAATCGGACAGCGAGACCCTCGCCGGCCTGGTCATCGAACTGATCGGCGAGCTACCTGCCCCAGGTGCCACGGCTGAGCTGAGCCTCGACGCGGTGTTCCTGACACTCGAGGTGATGGAGCTGGAACGGCACGTCCCGTCGCTGGTCCGGCTACGTACGGAGGAGAACCGGTG
- a CDS encoding FtsK/SpoIIIE domain-containing protein yields the protein MRLQLTVADPSTAVIDYQIEAAPDTTVGELAEALAARRPEPAGTPPTIFVAGAPLDPRLTFAEAPLRQGTVLGLDRPVPEASAQQPGLIEVRVVSGTNAGAVHQLDLGEHTIGTASTNRVRLTDPSLASVVASVRVTPDGTCRVRPVGPGLLLDRVELDDEQAWPPGGQLAVGSSLLELRKPLRAEAALQISEDRTGLDYNRPPRLLPEARTTQFTLPTPPSPPERRPLVLITVLAPLVVSGAAYLITGNPLTLLFAILSPVALIAGQVGARRQGKVSYRTRLADYEAKRERISTDAHEALTAERLARRDNFPDPAAVRLIAVGPERRLWERRRTDPDFLELRAGSADLPSEVLLRDPSQDEHRREVRWSALDVPATVPLRKHGVVGIAGDAAARVTARWMVAQAATLHSPEDLQIYLLAGAGDEEGWSWVGWLPHVAPRDGQGTLATVGTDTQTTARRVAELVAVISARAAERSDAAFRDILVVLDGARRLRSLPGVTQILREGPAVGVYAICVDAEEKLLPEECQAVVAEQTDGSLLVTRTLAAPIPGVHPDLLSTEWLRTVARALAPLRDTGGADDGAVLPDASRLLDVLGMEPPEPDAVAARWTTGGRTTEAVLGVSLDGPFALDLKRDGPHALVAGTTGSGKSELLQTLVASLAVANRPDAMTFVLVDYKGGSAFKDCVRLPHTVGMVTDLDTHLVSRALTSLTAELRRREHILAEAGAKDIDDYVDLLRREPTRTPMPRLLIVIDEFASMVRDLPDFVTGLVNIAQRGRSLGIHLVLATQRPGGVVSPEIRANTNLRIALRVTDTSESQDVLNAPDAASILKSTPGRAFVRLAQSSLVPFQAGRVGGFRPGARVDVRQPPWLAPVSWTDLGRPVPTRPGVKAEPSAELTDLAVLVEAVRSASEQLAIPPQHSPWLQALPDTLTVDALPPPRGSGYHLAPVAYGLVDLPAQQEQAPLELDLGTLGHLHIIGSSRSGRSQALRTIAGTVARTHSTADVHLYGVDCGNGALLALAELPHCGAVVQRTEAERLGRLFTRLVAELGRRQQLLASTGSAGLVEYRAGVAGADRPPHILLLLDRFEVFDKTFADYDNGNVMAALLTLLREGAGAGIHVVLAGDRSMFTTRISSTTDDKLVLRLSERSDYSMVGINYRQLPDEIGTGRAIRAVDSAEAQIALLTNDSSGQGQARAIAAIAEAARLRDAEVGAAARPFRIDVLPDELTLAQTSGLARPSRPLWTMLGVGGDELSAIGPDLGTNSTFILAGPPRSGRSTTLLTMVAGLLTKGTPVVIAAPRRSPLRDLAGLPGVLDLVTSENFTSAGLAAALDGRAGPAVVVLDDAEQLLKCDAGSDLGDIARVGTEKGLGLIMGGSIDGLSSGFGGWHVDARRNRQGALLSPQGLGDGELIGAKLSRGQLGGGRPGRVLAHFGDGKLHLVQVPRTEPAVLRELLGGAGEAA from the coding sequence GTGCGCCTGCAGCTCACCGTTGCGGATCCGTCCACCGCCGTCATCGACTACCAGATCGAGGCTGCCCCTGACACCACCGTCGGGGAACTCGCCGAGGCGCTCGCCGCGCGTCGGCCGGAGCCCGCCGGCACACCGCCGACGATCTTCGTCGCCGGTGCGCCGCTGGATCCGCGACTCACCTTCGCCGAAGCCCCGCTGCGGCAGGGCACGGTGCTCGGCCTGGACCGCCCGGTGCCCGAGGCGTCCGCGCAACAGCCGGGTCTGATCGAGGTACGGGTGGTCAGCGGCACCAACGCCGGTGCGGTCCATCAGCTCGACCTCGGTGAGCACACCATCGGCACCGCCAGCACCAACCGCGTACGCCTCACCGACCCCTCGCTCGCCTCCGTCGTGGCGTCGGTGCGGGTCACCCCCGACGGAACGTGCCGTGTGCGACCGGTCGGACCCGGCCTCCTGCTCGACCGGGTCGAACTCGACGACGAACAGGCGTGGCCACCCGGCGGTCAGCTCGCCGTCGGATCGTCCCTGCTGGAGCTGCGCAAACCGCTCCGGGCGGAGGCCGCACTGCAGATCTCCGAGGATCGCACCGGCCTTGACTACAACCGCCCGCCCCGGTTGCTGCCGGAGGCCCGCACCACCCAGTTCACGCTTCCCACACCACCGTCGCCTCCGGAACGGCGACCGCTTGTGCTGATCACGGTGCTGGCACCGCTTGTCGTCTCCGGAGCCGCGTACCTCATCACCGGCAACCCGCTGACGCTGCTCTTCGCCATCCTGTCGCCGGTGGCGCTGATCGCCGGTCAGGTCGGCGCCCGACGCCAGGGAAAAGTCAGCTACCGTACGCGGCTCGCCGACTACGAGGCCAAGAGGGAGCGGATCAGCACCGACGCGCACGAGGCACTGACCGCCGAGCGGCTGGCCCGGCGGGATAACTTCCCCGACCCCGCCGCCGTACGGCTGATCGCTGTGGGACCTGAGCGCCGCCTGTGGGAACGGCGACGCACCGATCCCGACTTCCTCGAACTGCGGGCCGGCAGCGCCGACCTCCCGTCCGAGGTGTTGCTCCGGGATCCGAGCCAGGACGAACACCGCCGGGAGGTCCGGTGGAGCGCCCTGGACGTGCCGGCGACAGTGCCGCTCCGCAAACACGGCGTGGTCGGCATCGCCGGTGACGCCGCCGCCCGGGTGACAGCCCGCTGGATGGTCGCGCAGGCGGCCACCCTGCACAGCCCCGAGGACCTCCAGATCTACCTGCTCGCCGGCGCGGGCGACGAGGAGGGCTGGTCCTGGGTCGGCTGGCTACCGCACGTGGCGCCGCGCGACGGCCAGGGCACTCTCGCCACCGTCGGAACCGACACTCAGACCACGGCCCGACGGGTTGCCGAACTGGTCGCCGTGATCTCCGCCCGCGCCGCCGAACGGTCCGACGCGGCCTTCCGCGACATCCTCGTGGTGCTCGACGGGGCACGCCGGCTGCGTTCCCTGCCCGGGGTGACGCAGATCCTGCGGGAAGGACCCGCCGTCGGGGTGTACGCGATCTGTGTCGACGCCGAGGAGAAGCTCCTGCCGGAGGAGTGCCAGGCCGTCGTCGCCGAGCAGACCGACGGCTCGCTGCTGGTGACCCGTACGCTCGCCGCGCCGATCCCCGGCGTGCATCCGGACCTGCTCTCGACGGAGTGGCTGCGTACCGTTGCCCGCGCGCTCGCGCCGCTGCGTGACACCGGCGGCGCGGACGACGGCGCCGTACTGCCGGACGCGAGTCGGCTGCTCGACGTGCTCGGCATGGAGCCGCCGGAGCCGGACGCGGTGGCGGCCAGGTGGACCACCGGAGGCCGGACCACCGAGGCGGTGCTCGGCGTCTCGCTCGACGGGCCGTTCGCGCTGGACCTGAAGCGGGACGGGCCGCACGCCCTGGTCGCCGGCACCACCGGATCCGGCAAGTCGGAGCTGTTGCAGACCCTCGTCGCCTCGCTCGCCGTCGCCAACCGGCCGGACGCGATGACCTTCGTGCTTGTGGACTACAAGGGCGGCAGCGCGTTCAAGGACTGCGTCCGGTTACCGCACACCGTCGGCATGGTCACCGACCTCGACACGCACCTGGTGAGTCGGGCGCTGACCTCGCTCACGGCCGAGCTGCGGCGGCGGGAGCACATCCTCGCCGAGGCGGGGGCGAAGGACATCGACGACTACGTCGACCTGCTGCGCCGCGAACCGACACGGACCCCGATGCCGCGACTGTTGATCGTGATCGACGAGTTCGCGTCGATGGTCCGCGACCTGCCGGACTTCGTGACCGGGCTTGTCAACATCGCGCAGCGGGGCCGGTCGCTCGGCATCCACCTGGTGCTGGCGACCCAGCGTCCGGGCGGGGTCGTGTCGCCCGAGATCCGGGCGAACACCAACCTGCGGATCGCGCTGCGCGTCACCGACACCAGCGAGAGTCAGGACGTGCTGAACGCCCCCGACGCCGCCTCGATCCTGAAGTCGACGCCGGGCCGGGCCTTCGTACGCCTCGCGCAGTCGTCGCTGGTGCCGTTCCAGGCCGGGCGGGTCGGCGGGTTCCGCCCGGGTGCCCGCGTCGACGTCCGGCAGCCGCCCTGGCTCGCACCCGTCTCGTGGACGGACCTCGGCCGGCCCGTACCCACCCGCCCTGGCGTGAAGGCGGAACCATCCGCCGAACTCACCGACCTCGCCGTGCTGGTGGAGGCCGTCCGGAGCGCCAGTGAGCAGTTGGCCATCCCGCCGCAGCACAGCCCGTGGCTACAGGCACTGCCGGACACGCTCACCGTCGACGCCCTTCCCCCGCCCCGCGGCAGCGGCTACCACCTGGCCCCGGTGGCGTACGGCCTTGTCGACCTGCCGGCCCAGCAGGAGCAGGCGCCGCTGGAGCTGGACCTGGGGACGCTGGGGCACCTGCACATCATCGGTTCGTCGCGCAGCGGCCGGTCCCAGGCGTTGCGGACGATCGCCGGCACCGTGGCCCGCACCCACTCCACAGCAGACGTCCACCTCTACGGCGTCGACTGCGGCAACGGGGCACTGCTCGCCCTCGCCGAGCTGCCGCACTGCGGTGCTGTGGTGCAGCGTACGGAGGCCGAACGGCTCGGTCGCCTGTTCACCCGACTCGTCGCGGAGCTGGGACGTCGTCAGCAGCTGCTCGCGTCCACCGGCTCGGCTGGGCTCGTGGAGTACCGGGCCGGCGTGGCCGGGGCCGACCGGCCGCCGCACATCCTTCTGTTGCTGGACCGGTTCGAGGTCTTCGACAAGACGTTCGCCGACTACGACAACGGCAATGTCATGGCGGCCCTCCTGACTCTGCTGCGCGAGGGCGCCGGCGCAGGCATCCACGTGGTGCTGGCCGGTGATCGGAGCATGTTCACCACGAGGATCTCCTCGACCACGGACGACAAACTTGTGCTTCGGCTGAGCGAGCGCAGCGACTACAGCATGGTCGGCATCAACTATCGGCAGCTGCCGGACGAGATCGGAACGGGCCGGGCGATCCGGGCGGTCGACAGCGCGGAGGCGCAGATCGCCCTGCTCACCAATGACAGCTCCGGTCAGGGGCAGGCCCGCGCCATCGCCGCTATCGCCGAGGCGGCGCGGCTGCGGGACGCCGAGGTCGGCGCCGCCGCCCGCCCGTTCCGGATCGACGTACTGCCGGACGAGCTGACCCTGGCGCAGACCAGCGGCCTGGCGCGGCCCAGCAGACCACTATGGACGATGCTGGGGGTCGGCGGGGACGAACTCTCGGCAATCGGCCCGGACCTCGGGACCAATTCCACGTTCATCCTGGCGGGACCGCCACGCTCGGGGCGGAGCACGACACTGCTCACGATGGTCGCCGGTCTGTTGACGAAGGGGACACCCGTGGTGATCGCGGCACCCCGCCGGTCGCCGCTGCGGGACCTCGCCGGCCTGCCCGGCGTACTCGACCTGGTGACGAGCGAGAACTTCACCTCCGCCGGGCTGGCGGCGGCCCTCGACGGTCGTGCCGGACCCGCCGTTGTCGTCCTGGACGACGCCGAGCAACTGCTCAAGTGCGATGCCGGCAGCGACCTCGGTGACATCGCGCGGGTCGGAACGGAGAAGGGCCTCGGCCTGATCATGGGGGGCTCGATCGACGGGCTCTCCAGCGGTTTCGGCGGCTGGCACGTCGACGCCCGCCGGAACCGCCAGGGAGCGCTGCTCAGCCCGCAGGGCCTCGGCGACGGTGAGCTGATCGGCGCAAAGCTCTCCCGCGGCCAGCTCGGCGGCGGGCGGCCGGGCCGGGTGCTCGCGCATTTCGGCGACGGCAAGCTGCATCTGGTGCAGGTGCCCCGGACCGAGCCCGCTGTGCTGCGAGAGCTGCTGGGCGGGGCCGGCGAAGCCGCGTAG